CCTCCAGCGCGCCGGCAATTAATTGCACTTGAGCCGAAGCTGCCTCAACTTGTCCGTCTTTACGGCGAAATAAGCCATCTTGGCCTTTTTCAATCTCGGCATTATTAGGCAACACGGTTTTAATGCGCTGTAGCTCTTCACCGCCATCGGTGGGTTCCCCTTCAAGGCGCGCAAAGATAGTACCGTCTTTATTTATTTCCATTTTCTCTAATGGCAGCGGCAAAATAATCGCGCCACCATTATCATCTAATACGTTTAAACCGGTGCTGGTTTGCAAGCGGCCATCAGGAGCCACCTGCAAGTTACCAAAACGGGTATAAGCTTCACTGCCATCTTTAGATTCCACCGCCAGCCAACCTTCTCCTGCCACGGCAACGTCAAGATCTCGACCTGTGGTTTGAATGGGTCCGGTGGCAAAATTTTGCCCAGGGCGCTCTGTCATGGCAAACACGCGCGTTGGCGCACCTTCACCAAACGCTTGCATGGCGCGCGCTTGCTCCATGTCGGCTTTAAAGCCGGTGGTATTGGCATTGGCCAAGTTATTAGAGCGCACGGCCACGCTGTGCATGTTCTCTTTGGCGCCAGACATGGCGATATAAAGCAATTTATCCATTTCAGCTCCGTCGACCTTGGTCGAATAAGTACTGATTAATACTGGGCCAACAGGCTAGCCAGCGAATTGTTTAAATACAATGCAAGAAAGGTGCCACAAAATGTAAGAAGTAAGGTGTGAAGCGTGAGGAGAGGAAAACAAATGCTGAGCTGGGTAGCACTATACTGTAGCTGGCATCTCGAACTCTGTAGCTGGCATCTCGAACTCGCTGTCATCCTGATACCGGGTCGTAGCTCGGCATGACGAAGCTTCGGGATCTCGCTTTATTGTTTAATACACTAACACCAGATCCTGACGTGCGTCAGGATGACAACAAGAACGTAGCAGATTCAGCAGCCGTCATACCGGACCTGCTCCGGTATCTTGCACTTAGCATTTTTTCTTTAAACCTAAAGGCGAGATCCTGACGTGCGTCAGGATGACAACAAGAACATAGCAGATTCAGCAGCCGTCATACCGGACCTGCTCCGGTATCTTGCACTTAGCATTTTTTCTTTAAACCTAAGGGCGAGATCCTGACGTGCGTCAGGATGACAACAAGAACATAGCAGATTCAGCAGCCGTCATACCGGACCTGCTCCGGTATCTTGCACTTAGCATTTTTTCTTTAAACCTAAAGGCGAGATCCTGACGTGCGTCAGGATGACGGCAAAAGCAGAGCAAATCCTAGAGCCGTCATGCGAACAACAACTCAGTATCAGGATGAGGGCAATAAAAAAAACCGCTCTTTGTAAGAGCGGTGTTAGAGTTTTCTTATAGCTTAAAGCTTCGAGCTATGCCTTAACGGATCTGCAGTATGGTCTGTTGCAGTGTACTGTTCACTTCTAGCGCCCGCGAGTTAGCTTGGAAGTTACGCTGCGCGGTAATTAAATCGACCAGCTCGGAGGTTAAGTCGGTGTTAGATTGCTCTAACGCCGCCACACTTACCTTACCGAAAATACCAGTATTAGGCTGGCCGGTAACTGCCTCGCCCGATAACAAAGATTGGCGCCATTGGGTATCACCAATTTGCGTTAAGCCCTGCTCGTTAGGAAAGCGCGCCATGGCCACTATGCCTAAATTTTCTGTAGAGCCATTACTGTAAGTGGCTTGTACTAACCCATCCGGGCCCACATCCACCTTAGTTAAACGCCCTACTGTAGTACCGTCTTGGCGAGACTCAGTGATCTCAAAGGCACCGGAGTTAAGCGTGGCATCAGGGATCTTAATGTTTATCTTTTGACCTGCGTCTGAACCATTAGTAAAACCTAAAGCAACCGTCTCAAACTCTGTAGGTAATGGAGCAGTTAATACGCCGCTGTTATCAAAGGTTAAATCCAAGGTATCACTGGCAGGCGTACCACCTTGTTTCATTTGTCCATCAACTGCCACCCGCATTTCCCATTGGTTGCCAGTGATAGCAGGAACAACATTCGGATTAGGACCAATCTTAGTGAAATACTGAGTGAGCGTATGTGTATCACCCATAGAGTCATAAATCGTCATCGAAGTGGACGAGGTATAGGTCGCGGAGTCTTCGCGATCAAAAGGGGTCGCGACTCGGTCCATGGCATTAGCTTTTACCGGCAAGTTAACGCTGGTGCGAGCTTCTGCAGTTTGCTGCGGCTGGCCGGCTTTATCTGGTATGCGCAGCGGCTGTGTGCTATTAATGCCTAAGCCAGCAGGGGAGCCGTCGCTGTTCGCTTTATAGGTTTGTAAAAAGTGCCCTTGAGAGTTAGTTACAAAGCCTTCGTTATTTAAGCGAAATGCGCCAGCTCGAGTAAAGGTACGATCCAGTGAGCCAATTTCGTTAGACACCACAAAGAAGCCACTGCCGTTAATCGCCATATCGAGCGAGTTATCGGTAAATTGCAGTGCGCCTTGGTGAAACTGCTGCGATACGGCGGCGGTTTGTACACCACTACCGGTTTGAGTTTTGGCGTTAGCAAAAATAGAGTTGGCATAGACATCAGCAAACTCGGCGCGCGACTCTTTAAAACCGATGGTGTTAACGTTAGCGATGTTATTTGCAGTAACGTCGAGGTCTTTTTGGGCTGCGTTAACGCCGCTTAGGGCAATATTAAAAGACATAGTTGTGCTCCTTACGCCGCTTTACGGCCAGCAATTTCAAGTACTTGGTTCAAAGGAACACCCCCTAAACCAGATAAATTAACCAAAGTCGGACTATTAGCACTACCCAAAGTGACGCTATCTACCCGGCCAAAGGCCAATGCATTAAGATCTTCACGCTTATCATTCACTAAGCCGCTGATCTTAATTTTGTAGCGCCCTGCTACTGCAGGCTCGCCATTTTCTTGTAAACCATCCCACGTAAAAGGCACGTTGCCTCGCTGTGGCCCCTCTAGCGCAATTGAGCGCACTAACTGACCTTGTTCATTTTCAATGCGCACTAATACGTTATTAGCGCCCTCGCCCGTTACTGCCACGCCGTCTACCGGCTCTGCTTGATCCCAATAAGCAATGTTACTGGGTAGCAATACTTTTTGGCCCACTAGACTTGAGGCCTGCAGCGCTTGGCTAGAAGTCATTACCTCACTTAAGCCAGATAACTGCTCACCCATTTTACTAATGCCATCGGCACTGGTAAAAGCGGTCATTTGGGCAATCATGTCGGAGTTATCCGCCGGTTTAAAGGGGTCTTGATAGGCCAACTGTTGCGTCATTAGGGCAAAAAAGTCTTCTTGCCCTAATTGCGCACGACTGGGATCTTTAGCTTTTTCTGCAGGGCTTTGTTCGCCCGGCCATTTCATGCCATCTAGATAATCTTGGTTAATTTGCATGGCTTATTACCCCTTACCAAGACGCAGTGTTTGCTGCAGCATCTGCTTAGCGGCATCTGCTACTTGCACGTTAGTTTGATAATTACGTGAGGCACTGAGCATGTCGGTCATTTCTTCCACTACATTCACATTTGGCTTATAAATAAAGCCCTCGGCATCTGCCATAGGATGATCGGGATGAAATTCTTTAAGTAAGGGCTTATCCGTTTCGACGATGCCCATCACCTTTACGCCGACACTTTCTTGACGATCTGAAAGCGCCTGGTTTAAGTCGGCGGCAAATACCGGTTTACGCGCGCGGTAGGTTTCATTAATACTTGAGCTCACACTGTCGGCGTTCGCCAAGTTACTGGCTGTGGTATTAAGGCGCACCGACTGAGCGCTCATGGCGCTGCCGGAAATATCAAATACCTTAAATAGGCTCACATTGATTCTCCTTTAATGGCTTTTAACAGGCCGCTTATCTTGTCATTTAAAAACTCAAGCGAAGCTTGGTATTGCAAGGCGTTTTCCATGTAATTATTACGCTCGGTTTGTACATCCACCGTATTGCCATCCCCAGTATCAGGCTGATTAGGCACTCTAAACTGCACCATACCCGGCGGCGCAATATCTACCGCAAAGTGCTGCTGGTTAGTGCGCGCCAATGAAAAGCCTTGGCTGTTTTGGGCTTGGCTTAGCGCCGCCTGAAAATCCACATCTTTGGCTTTATAGCCAGGCGTGTCGGCATTGGCTAAGTTACTGGCTAATACCTCGGCGCGATTAGAGCGCGCCGTTAAGGCGTGCTGATGTATCCCAAAGGCTTTATCAAATGAAATCGCCACCCTGCACCTCGTATCTCGTTAATTAGCGGCTTGCCGCTGCGGCAGTCTGTTGCCACCTTGGCCAAATTAAGCGTTTATTCACTAGTAAATTGAATATTACACGCTTATTTATCGCCTCTTACTTATCTTGATTTATATTAAGCAAAAGCCGTGCCAAGGTTATAACGGTAAGTTAATGAGTCGCCTCCGCCATCCTGACAAAAGTCAGGATCTGGTTTACGTCTTGAAACAAGATACCGAGGCAAGCTCGGTATGACGGTATAGTTGTTTAGCTGTCATCCTGATGAACATCAGGATCTCTTAAAGTATTGAGTCGTGGGTATGAGATACCGGAGCAAGCCCGGCATGACGATACGAGGTGATGTTGGGTTATGCCGTCATCCTGACGAACGTCAGGATCTAGTTTACGTCTTGAAACAAGATACCGAGGCAAGCTCGGTATGACGGTATAGTTGTTTAGCCGTCATCCTGATGAACATCAGGATCTCTTAAAGTATTGAGTCGTGGGTATGAGATACCGGAGCAAGCCCGGCATGACTATAGGGAGTGATGTTGGGTTATGCCGTCATACTGACGAAAGTCAGGATCTGGTTTACGTCTTGAAACAACATACCGAGGCAAGCTCGGTATGACGGTATAGTTGTTTAGCTGTCATCCTGATGAACATCAGGATCTCTTAAAGTATTGAGTCGTGGGTATGAGATACCGGAGCAAGCCCGGCATGACTATAGGGAGTGGTGATGGGTTTAGCCGCCATCCTGACAAAAGTCAGGATCTGGTTTACGTCTTGAAACAAGATACCGAGGCAAGCTCGGTATGACGGTATAGTTGTTTAGCTGTCATCCTAATGAACATCAGGATCTCTTAAAGTATTGAGTCGTGGGTATGAGATACCGGAGCAAGCCCGGCATGACTATAGGGAGTGGTGATGGGTTTAGCCGCCATCCTGACAAAAGTCAGGATCTGGTTTACGTCTTGAAACAAGATACCGAGGCAAGCTCGGTATGACGGTATAGTTGTTTAGCTGTCATCCTGATGAACATCAGGATCTCTTAAAGTATTGAGTCGTGGGTATGAGATACCGGAGCAAGCCCGGTATGACGATACGAGGTGATGTTGGGTTATGCCGTCATCCTGACGAAAGTCAGGATCTGGTTTACGTCTTGAAACAACATACCGGGGCAAGCTCGGTATGACGGTATAGTTGTTTAGCCGTCATCCTGATGAACATCAGGATCTCTTAAAGTACTGAGTCGTGGGTATGAGATACCGGGGCAAGCCCGGTATGACGATACGAGGTGATGTTGGGTTATGCCGTCATACTGACGAAAGTCAGGATCTTGCTTTAAAAGATAACGAGGCTTATTTAATGCGATAAATAATGCCGGGGTTACAGCGGATCATTTCAAATTTATCTGATAATCCGGTTAACGACTCAGAAGCACCTAATAGCAAATAGCCTCCGGGGTTTAGGGAGCTGGCAAATTGATTGAGGATTTTCGTCTTATTAGCCGGTGAAAAATAAATAAGCACATTTCGACAAAAAATAATGTCAAATTTGCCTAATAAGCTATAGCTATCCAGTAAGTTAAACGGGCGAAAACTCACCATGTTTCTCACTTTTTCTTGCAGCTGCATCTTGCCCTCAGCTAGCGGCGTAAAAAAGTGACTTCTGCGCTCAGGCGACAAACCTCGCGCTAGCGATAAACTATCGTAAATTCCGGTTTTGCACTGTTCAAGCATACTGGCCGAAATATCGGTGGCCACAATTTGCAGCCCCGGCAAGCTTCCCGGCTTTCTTGCTTGATACTCTAGAGCGGTCATTGCAATAGAATAAGGCTCTTGGCCAGACGAGCTGGCCGCAGACCACACTTTTAAAATTTTCCCAGGCTTGGCTAATTCCGGAAATAACTTTTCTGTGAGTAACGTAAACGGATAGGTATCGCGAAACCACAGGGTTTCGTTGGTAGTCATGGCGTCAATCACGGCGGTTTTAAGCTCACGCTCGCGCATATTCATCGACTTAACCATGAGATCGTTAAGCGACTCAATTTTAAAGCGCGCCAGCAAAGGCGACAGCCGGCTTTTTACCAAATACTGTTTATTATCACCCAATACGATCCCGGTACTGGTTTCTAAAAAACGGCAAAAAGTTTGATATTGTTCGTCGGTCAGATTTTTCATCCGTTTCCTTACAGAAATTTAGAATGCAGCCTTCACGGCCGTTGCCAGCTCGTCGGGATGGAATTTGGCGATAAAATTATTGGCGCCGACTTTTTCAATCAGTGCTTTGTTAAACACACCACTTAAGGAGGTATGTAAAATAATATGCAAATCTTTAAGGGCTGCGCTATTGCGAATCTCTGCGGTGAGCGTGTAGCCGTCCATTTCTGGCATTTCCACATCAGAAATCACCATTGATAACTGATCAAGAATGGGGCCATTTTCTGCCAGCTCGCGCAATTTATTCAAAGCAAGCTTGCCGTTCTCTACCACTATGCACTCAATGCCTAAGCTTTCTAGCGTCTTTTGAATTTGGCGCCGTGCCACTGAAGAGTCATCAGCCACTAAAATCGGCTTTTGGGTAGCTGATTTTAAGTCTGAAACTTCATCCACTAATTCTTGTTTTACGTTTACTTCTCGTGGAGAAATTTCATCAAGAATTTTCTCTACATCTAAAATTTCTACTAACTCACCGTCTATTTCGGTGACGGCCGTCATATAATTACTGCGCCCCGTACCTTTAGGCGGTGGTAAAATGTCTTCCCAATTCATATTGACGATGCGCTCGACAGAGCTCACCAAAAAGCCCTGCACTGAACGATTATATTCAGAGATAATCACAAAACTGGTGTCAGTTTGTTCTACTGGGCGCCCGCCCATGGCCTTACTAATATCAATAATAGAAATGGTTTGACCACGAATATTAGCCACGCCTTTGATCACCGCATTACGCTGAGGGAGCGCCGATAACTTGGGGCACTGCAATACTTCTTTTACCTTGAACACGTTAATGCCAAATCTTTGACGGCCGTTTAGCCGAAACAGTAGTAACTCTAATCTATTTTGACCCACTAACTGTGTTCTTTGGTTTACCGAGTCGAGTATCCCCGCCATCGCAGTATCTCCCTTCACACCATGCTATTATTTTTAGCCCTGGCATATTTAATGCATGTTTCATGCTTCTTAATATATTCAGCACCAGCTTAGCACCCGCTAAAAACTGGCGCCATTCGCGCATAACCGAGACGTGACATCGGCCACTTAATTTACATATCGGCCAAGAGGGCAGAATGCTTAAAAGAATTTTATTAATATTAACAGCCGCTTTTTCACGTATTAGCACTTTACTCGGGCTTGGCGCGCTGTTTCTCTTACTGCTCACCGCTACCACAGCGCAAGCACAATCTTTAGGTGGCAGTAGTGTGCACGATGAAATTCGCCGCTACGCAGAGCAGTACGTTAAAGATCTCGTCCCCTTGCAACCAGAAGATAAATTGTTGGTTCAAGCGGCTAGCATAGATACGCGCCTTGCCTTAACCGAATGTCTAGGACAGTTAACCGCTGATATTCGCGGTTCAGGAGATGTAAAGCGCAATACCCACGTGTATTTAAAGTGTCATGAAAACCCCGGCTGGGAGATTTTTGTGCCGGTGCGAGTTAAAATACTTAAGCCGGTAGTCACGGCGGCTGACCCTATTACACGCAATACTTTGTTACAGGCGCAGCACCTAAGCGTGGATTATCAAGATGAAGTGTTATTGCGCGGTGATATTTTTAGTGATCCTAGCGAGCTTATTGGCTCGCGTAGCAAACGAGACTTGCGCGCCGGACAACCTATTTTAAGCAGCCAATTATGTGTAGTGTGCAAAGGCGATAGAGTCAGCATTTTGGCCCAAACCGGTGGCTTAACTATTAAAACCGACGGCATCGCTAAAGAAGATGGCACTTTTAATGATAGTATTAGAGTCAGTAACGTGAACTCAGGCCGAGAGATCAGTGCGCGCATTATTAGCGCCGGCCAAGTACAAGTGCGACTATAAAGTTGGCTGCTAATTATTCCTAAAGTTATTAAAGTCCACGCCGATACCCTTGTACGCAGCAGCAAAATAGGACTTTCATATTATGGCTATCGACAAATTACCTTCAGGAGTTGGCACTAATGCC
This genomic window from Oceanisphaera avium contains:
- the flgF gene encoding flagellar basal-body rod protein FlgF gives rise to the protein MDKLLYIAMSGAKENMHSVAVRSNNLANANTTGFKADMEQARAMQAFGEGAPTRVFAMTERPGQNFATGPIQTTGRDLDVAVAGEGWLAVESKDGSEAYTRFGNLQVAPDGRLQTSTGLNVLDDNGGAIILPLPLEKMEINKDGTIFARLEGEPTDGGEELQRIKTVLPNNAEIEKGQDGLFRRKDGQVEAASAQVQLIAGALEGSNVNPVSEMTHLIDLQRRFETQLKMMSHAEENDKAHAQLLRI
- the flgE gene encoding flagellar hook protein FlgE — encoded protein: MSFNIALSGVNAAQKDLDVTANNIANVNTIGFKESRAEFADVYANSIFANAKTQTGSGVQTAAVSQQFHQGALQFTDNSLDMAINGSGFFVVSNEIGSLDRTFTRAGAFRLNNEGFVTNSQGHFLQTYKANSDGSPAGLGINSTQPLRIPDKAGQPQQTAEARTSVNLPVKANAMDRVATPFDREDSATYTSSTSMTIYDSMGDTHTLTQYFTKIGPNPNVVPAITGNQWEMRVAVDGQMKQGGTPASDTLDLTFDNSGVLTAPLPTEFETVALGFTNGSDAGQKINIKIPDATLNSGAFEITESRQDGTTVGRLTKVDVGPDGLVQATYSNGSTENLGIVAMARFPNEQGLTQIGDTQWRQSLLSGEAVTGQPNTGIFGKVSVAALEQSNTDLTSELVDLITAQRNFQANSRALEVNSTLQQTILQIR
- a CDS encoding flagellar hook assembly protein FlgD — protein: MQINQDYLDGMKWPGEQSPAEKAKDPSRAQLGQEDFFALMTQQLAYQDPFKPADNSDMIAQMTAFTSADGISKMGEQLSGLSEVMTSSQALQASSLVGQKVLLPSNIAYWDQAEPVDGVAVTGEGANNVLVRIENEQGQLVRSIALEGPQRGNVPFTWDGLQENGEPAVAGRYKIKISGLVNDKREDLNALAFGRVDSVTLGSANSPTLVNLSGLGGVPLNQVLEIAGRKAA
- the flgC gene encoding flagellar basal body rod protein FlgC, translating into MSLFKVFDISGSAMSAQSVRLNTTASNLANADSVSSSINETYRARKPVFAADLNQALSDRQESVGVKVMGIVETDKPLLKEFHPDHPMADAEGFIYKPNVNVVEEMTDMLSASRNYQTNVQVADAAKQMLQQTLRLGKG
- the flgB gene encoding flagellar basal body rod protein FlgB, with product MAISFDKAFGIHQHALTARSNRAEVLASNLANADTPGYKAKDVDFQAALSQAQNSQGFSLARTNQQHFAVDIAPPGMVQFRVPNQPDTGDGNTVDVQTERNNYMENALQYQASLEFLNDKISGLLKAIKGESM
- a CDS encoding CheR family methyltransferase; its protein translation is MKNLTDEQYQTFCRFLETSTGIVLGDNKQYLVKSRLSPLLARFKIESLNDLMVKSMNMRERELKTAVIDAMTTNETLWFRDTYPFTLLTEKLFPELAKPGKILKVWSAASSSGQEPYSIAMTALEYQARKPGSLPGLQIVATDISASMLEQCKTGIYDSLSLARGLSPERRSHFFTPLAEGKMQLQEKVRNMVSFRPFNLLDSYSLLGKFDIIFCRNVLIYFSPANKTKILNQFASSLNPGGYLLLGASESLTGLSDKFEMIRCNPGIIYRIK
- a CDS encoding chemotaxis protein CheV, which encodes MAGILDSVNQRTQLVGQNRLELLLFRLNGRQRFGINVFKVKEVLQCPKLSALPQRNAVIKGVANIRGQTISIIDISKAMGGRPVEQTDTSFVIISEYNRSVQGFLVSSVERIVNMNWEDILPPPKGTGRSNYMTAVTEIDGELVEILDVEKILDEISPREVNVKQELVDEVSDLKSATQKPILVADDSSVARRQIQKTLESLGIECIVVENGKLALNKLRELAENGPILDQLSMVISDVEMPEMDGYTLTAEIRNSAALKDLHIILHTSLSGVFNKALIEKVGANNFIAKFHPDELATAVKAAF
- the flgA gene encoding flagellar basal body P-ring formation chaperone FlgA codes for the protein MLKRILLILTAAFSRISTLLGLGALFLLLLTATTAQAQSLGGSSVHDEIRRYAEQYVKDLVPLQPEDKLLVQAASIDTRLALTECLGQLTADIRGSGDVKRNTHVYLKCHENPGWEIFVPVRVKILKPVVTAADPITRNTLLQAQHLSVDYQDEVLLRGDIFSDPSELIGSRSKRDLRAGQPILSSQLCVVCKGDRVSILAQTGGLTIKTDGIAKEDGTFNDSIRVSNVNSGREISARIISAGQVQVRL